TTTTTCTACAGTCTTCCTATTAAATTGGACTGAGTTCACACACCTTAATGACGTTGAGACAACATCATAAGGTGAATGACAGCGCGATTTAGACTGACATGATATCTTTTTCTTTGTCTGCCACTAACTGATCGATTTCTTTGATTGAGCTATCAGTAATTTTTTGCACTTCGTCAGATCCGTTACGTAACTCATCTTCAGAAATTTCGCCATCTTTTTCTTGTCTTTTTAATGTATCGTTTGCATCACGACGAATGTTACGGATAGAAACTTTCGCATTTTCACCTGTTTTCTTCACTTCTTTAACAATCTCTTTACGACGTTCTTCAGTTAAAGCAGGTACCATAATACGAATGACATCGCCGTCACTAGTTGGGTTAACCCCTAAATTTGCTGCGATGATTGCTTTTTCAATGTCAGCCAAAGACGTTTTGTCATATGGAGATACCACGAGTAAACGTGCTTCAGGAACGTTAATACTTGCAAGTTGTTGTACAGGTGTAGGCGCACCATAGTAATCGACTTGAACACCTGCTAGCAAGTTTGAGTTCGCACGACCCGCATTGATTTGAGCTAATTCACGAGATAAATTCTCAGTTGACTTTTTCATACGCGTTTTTGCATCTTGAATAATTTCTTTCATTGTTTCGCACCTCTATATTATTTTGTAATGATTGTACCGATATCTTCACCTTGAACAGCACGTTTAATATTGCCTTCTTCCATAATAGAGAAGACTTTTAACGGTATATTGTTGTCCATACAGAATGAAGAGGCTGTTGAATCCATTACTTGTAAACCTTCTTGTAATAGTTGGATATAAGTTAAGCGATCATACTTTTTAGCATTCGGATCAACTTTAGGGTCTGCTGAATAGACACCATCCACATTGTTTTTACCCATTAAAATCACATCTGCTTCCACTTCGGCTGCACGTAATGCTGCAGTTGTGTCTGTTGAGAAATATGGGTTTCCAATACCTGCTGCAAAAATAACGACACGGTTTTTCTCTAAGTGACGAATTGCACGACGTCGAATGTACGGCTCGGCAACTTGTTTCATTTCGATTGAAGTTAATACACGTGTATCACAATCCAATTGCTCAAGGCTATCTTGTAAAGCTAACGCGTTCATCACAGTTGCTAACATACCCATATAGTCAGCAGTACCACGATCCATACCTAAATCGCTACCTGTTTTGCCACGCCAGATATTACCACCACCCACAATGACAGCAATTTCAGTGTCCATTTTAGCTACTTCTGCCACTTGTTCTGCGATGCTTTTAATAATCATTGGATTGATACCAAAACCTTTGTCACCTGCTAATGCTTCTCCACTTAATTTCAAAACTACTCGCTTATATTTTGAAGTTTCAGTCATTATTTTAACCTCTCTATTCATAATATGTAAAACAATACAAGTAAAGAAGACACAATAAGTATCTTCCTTGCACACGGCTTCAATCATGCATTGAAGTCATGCAAAGGAGGACACGAAAGGTGTCTTCTTTCTTATACAAAACCGTGTTAATTATTTCATTTGTCCTTTAACTTCATCAGCAAAGTTTTCTTGGCGTTTTTCAATGCCTTCACCTACTTCGTAACGTACGAAGTCAACAAGTTTGCCACCTTTAGATTTAAGGAACGCTTCAACTGTTTGATCAGGGTTTTTAACGAAGTTTTGATCAACTGCACAAATTTCTTGTAAATATTTACGTAAACGACCTTCAACCATTTTTTCAACGATGTTTTCTGGTTTACCTTCATTTAAAGCTTGTTGTTTTAAAACTTCTCTTTCGTGGTTAAGTTCTTCTTCACTTACTTGCTCAGAAGATACATATTTAGGGTTGATTGCTGCGATGTGCATTGCAACGTCTTTCGCTGCGTCTTCATCAGTTGTACCTTCAACAACTGAAAGCACTGCAATACGACCACCCATGTGTAAATAAGCACCGAATGCATCGTTATCAGTTTTAGTTCTGATTTCAAAACGACGTAAGCTTAATTTTTCACCGATTGTTGAAATTGCTTCTGTCATATGTTCAGAAACTTTTTTACCATTTGGTAATGTTGTTTCATTTAATTCTTCAACAGTTGCTGCTTTTGTATCAAGAATTTGGTTAGCAATTTCTTTTACAAGCTGTTGGAAACCTTCGTTACGAGCAACGAAGTCCGTTTCAGAGTTGATTTCAACGATAACTGCTTCATTACCTTTTACTTCAACATGTGTGATACCTTCAGCCGCAATACGGTCAGCTTTTTTAGCTGCTTTTGCAATACCTTTTTCACGAAGGTAGTCAATCGCTTTTTCGATATCTCCATCAGTTGCTTCTAAAGCTTTTTTACAGTCCATCATACCCGCGCCAGTTCTTTCGCGTAATTCTTTAACAAGTTTAGCTGAAATTGCCATTCATAATTCCTCCAATTTTAAAAAATGCTTGATTTATTTTAAAAAAAGGTGATAAGCATATTTATCTTATCACCCATTTCAAGATGCGTCTTAGTTAGATTCAACAGCTGCTTCAGTGTTTTCTGTCGCTTCAGTTGATTCGCCTTCTGCTGTTTCATCTTCTGTTAAGTCGATGTCTTGTTCAGCAGCCACTTCTTCGTTTGATACACCTTGTTGACCTTCTAAGATTGCGTCCGCCATTTTACCAGTTAATAATTTAACCGCACGGATTGCGTCATCATTCGCTGGGATAACGTAGTCAATTTCATCTGGATCACAGTTTGTATCAACAATACCTACGATAGGAATGTTTAATTTACGCGCTTCTGCAATTGCATTACGCTCTTTACGTGGGTCAACTACGAATAATGCTTGTGGCATTGATTTCATTTCACGAATACCGCCTAAGAATTTAATTAAACGGTCATATTCTTTTTTAAGTTCTACAACTTCTTTTTTAGGAAGTACGTCGAAAGTGCCGTCTTCTTCCATTTTTTCAATTTCAGAAATACGTTGAACACGTTTAGAAATTGTTTTGTAGTTTGTTAAGATTCCGCCTAACCATCTTTGGTTGACATAGTAGTGGCCAGCACGTTCTGCTTCAGCCTTCACTGATTCTTGCGCTTGCTTTTTCGTACCTACGAATAAAACTTTACCGCCTTCTTCAGAAACTTGTTTAACAAAGTTGTAAGCTTCTTCAACTTTTTTCACTGTTTTCTGTAAGTCGATGATATAAATACCATTTCTTTCAGTGAAAATGTACTTTTTCATTTTTGGGTTCCAACGGCGTGTTTGATGACCGAAGTGAACACCAGCTTCTAATAATTGTTTCATTGAGATTACTGCCATAATATAAATTCCTCCTATTGGTTTACATCCGCCACGTCCACTCGTATAAAAACGATAAATCACCTTATCGCACCCTTTTATACTTTGATGCACGTGTGTGTTTTGACTTTTTCAGCCGCATATTAATATATCACAACATGTGACAAATTGCAACAAGTCAAGCCATTTATTCTGTGCGAGATAACTCGTCTAAAAATGCTTCTTTTTTAACTTTAATGAATGTCCCTTTCATACCGAGTGAACGAGACTCAATCACGCCCGCACTTTCTAATTTTCTTAATGCGTTAACGATTACTGAACGTGTAATACCTACGCGGTCAGCCACTTTAGAAGCAATCAGTAAGCCTTCTTTGCCACCAAGTTCTTCAAAAATATGATCAATTGCTTCTTTTTCCGAATAAGATAATGAATTAATCGCCATAGAAATGGCTGCTTTATCACGCGCTTCAGATTCAATTTCTGAATGTTTTTCACGCAAGATTTCCATACCGATTACTGTTGCAGCATATTCGCCAAGTACGAGGTCATTATCTTCAAACTCGTCAGACACGCGTCCTAAAACGAGTGTGCCTAAACGTTCTCCGCCACCAATGATGGGGAATACAGTTGTTTTTGAATCTTTAAATACTGATTCATTTTCTGGTGGGAATACAGACAATTCATCATCAATTGAAATGTTAGATAACGTTTCATAAACATGCATTAACTTTTCAGTATATTTTTCAGGGATATGTCGGTCTTCCAACATTTTAATAATACGTTCATTCTTAAGTAATTCATTTAAACTAGAACCTAATATTTTACCGCGACGAGAAACAATGAACACATTAGTTACAGTCACTTTACTAATTGTTTGTGCAACATCTTTGAAATCTACTGAGATGCCCTTATGTTTTTGTAACAAACTACTCAATTCTCTTGTTTTCGATAATAAGCTCATGTCATTACTCCTTTTTTTCTTATAAAATAAATTCGCTTAAATCTTTGTTTGTCGAAATCGTTTTTAATTTATCATCAACATATTGTGGTGTGATGTCCACTTGTGCATGCGGCATATTGGGTGCTTCGAAAGACAAGTCTTCTAACATTTTTTCTAAGATCGTATGCAGACGACGCGCACCGATATTGTCCGTTTCTTGGTTGACATGATGTGCCATTTCCGCAAGTCGATAAATGGCTTCATCTGTAAAGTTCACAACAACCTCTTCTGTTTTCAATAACATTTCATATTGTTTAATTAAGGACAATTTCGGTTCTTTAAGAATACCTACAAAATCATCTACTGATAAATCTTGTAATTCTACGCGAATTGGAAAACGTCCTTGTAACTCTGGAATTAAATCACTTGGTTTCGATACATGAAAAGCTCCAGCGCCAATAAAAAGCATGTGCTCCGTACTAACAGTACCATATTTCGTCTTGACTACGCTACCCTCAAGGATAGGCAAGATGTCGCGCTGTACCCCTTGTCTCGAAACATCTTGACCACTGTTTTGATTCGACGTTGCAACTTTATCAATTTCATCAATAAAAATGATACCCATTTGCTCTGCTAAATCAAGTGCTTCCTGGTTTGCTGTTTCATGATCAATCATCTCATCAGCAAATTGGTCAACTAAAATTTTACGTGCTGTTTTCACCGGCACTTCTTTTTCAACCTTTTTCTTTGGCATCAGTTGATTCATCATTTCTTGCATTTGCTCATTTTGGTTCGTGCCGAGCATACCTAGAGCGCCCGGATCTTGTTCTACTTTGACTTTAACTTTCTCATCTTCAAGCTGTCCATTCAGTAACTGTACACGAATTTCAGAGCGTTTTGTTTTAATATCTTCAGTTGGTGGTTCTTCTTCCTCTTCTTCGTTGTGTTGTCCAAAGTTCGGGATGGCACCACCAAATAAAGATTCTAATGGATTGTTGGTATTTTGACTTGCTTTTTTCTTCAGACTCGGTACAAGCAATTTCACTAATTTATCATTCGCTTTTTGTGTCGCTGCTTCAACCACATTCGCTTTTTTCTGTTCTTTCACTAAGCGAACAGCAACGTCAACTAGGTCTCGGACCATACTTTCGACATCACGACCAACGTAACCGACTTCAGTGAATTTCGTTGCTTCTACTTTTAAAAATGGTGCACCAACAATTTTGGCCATACGGCGTGCAATTTCAGTTTTCCCTACACCAGTCGGCCCCATCATCAAAATGTTTTTCGGTGCAATTTCTTGTTTCACTTCATCGTCAAGCAAACTACGACGATATCTATTTCTCAGCGCAATGGCAACTTTCTTCTTAGCTTCTTCTTGACCTACAATATATTCATTTAATCTATCTACAATATCTTTGGGTGTAAATTTAATCGCATTACGATCCATGCTCGATACCTCCATTAAAGTTCTTCCACTGTGATATGGTCGTTCGTGAATACACATATTTCTGAGGCTACTTTCAAGCTTTCGTATGCCATTTCACGTGCGCTTAAATGTGACGCATGTCTTTTAAACGCGCGACCTGCACTTAATGCAAAATTGCCACCTGAACCGATTGCAATCAAATCATCATCCGGCGCAATGACTTCACCTGTCCCACTCACAACGAGGATATGATCTTTATCCATCACAATGAGCATCGCTTCCAGTTGACGTAATTGTTTGTCGCCTCGCCATTCTTTCGCAAGTTCTACAGCTGCTCTTTCAAGGTTACCGCTATATTGTTGTAATTTGGTTTCGAATTTTTCAAAAAGTGTAAAAGCATCTGCCACACTACCAGCAAAACCTGCAATGACCTTGCCATTATATAGCTTTCTTACTTTTTTAGCAGTTTGTTTCATAATCACTTTTTCACCTAAAGTGACTTGACCATCACCTGCCATTGCTGCGCCACCATTATGTCTCACTGCATATATCGTTGTTGCATGTATTGATGAACTCATGTATGATTACTCTCCTTTTTTCGCACGTGGATGTGCCTGTAAATAAACATTTCTTAATTGTTGATTCGTCACATGGGTGTAACGTCCTGTTGTTGATAAATTAACATGTCCGAGTAGACTTTGAACAGTTCTAAGGTCTGCCCCTTCATTCAACAAATGTGTTGCAAATGTATGTCGCAGTTTATGTGGATGAATCGATGTGACACCCGCTGTACGTTTGACAATATCATTTAACACATAGCGTACACCCCGTTCTGTAATCGGCTGACCTTTTAAATTCGTAATTAAATATGGGTGCTGTACATTTTGAATCGGTGCAAACTCCGCCAAATACTGTTCGATACTTTGTCTACAGAATTCTCCAAAAGGTACGATACGTTCTTTGCCACCCTTACCTAACACTTTAATCCAACACATTTCAAGATCAACATCTTCTGTTTTTAAAGACACTAATTCAGAGACACGGATGCCCGTTGCATAAAACAACTCTAAAATCACTCTGTCTCTCAATCCTTTATGCGCGTCTTGCATGACAGTTTGAAACAAGGCTTCCATCTCTTCAGTATAAAAAAACGTCGGCAAATAGCGTTCCTTTTTCGGGTGGACCAACTGAACAAATGGATTCACTATCGCAT
Above is a genomic segment from Staphylococcus delphini containing:
- the hslV gene encoding ATP-dependent protease subunit HslV — its product is MSSSIHATTIYAVRHNGGAAMAGDGQVTLGEKVIMKQTAKKVRKLYNGKVIAGFAGSVADAFTLFEKFETKLQQYSGNLERAAVELAKEWRGDKQLRQLEAMLIVMDKDHILVVSGTGEVIAPDDDLIAIGSGGNFALSAGRAFKRHASHLSAREMAYESLKVASEICVFTNDHITVEEL
- the xerC gene encoding tyrosine recombinase XerC, producing the protein MLKRERFFSDHTLKAYHDDLVQFNRFLTQEQLSLTAFKYMDARNYLQTLYDMGLQRTTVSRKISTLRSFYAFWMTQDHAIVNPFVQLVHPKKERYLPTFFYTEEMEALFQTVMQDAHKGLRDRVILELFYATGIRVSELVSLKTEDVDLEMCWIKVLGKGGKERIVPFGEFCRQSIEQYLAEFAPIQNVQHPYLITNLKGQPITERGVRYVLNDIVKRTAGVTSIHPHKLRHTFATHLLNEGADLRTVQSLLGHVNLSTTGRYTHVTNQQLRNVYLQAHPRAKKGE
- the pyrH gene encoding UMP kinase, producing the protein MTETSKYKRVVLKLSGEALAGDKGFGINPMIIKSIAEQVAEVAKMDTEIAVIVGGGNIWRGKTGSDLGMDRGTADYMGMLATVMNALALQDSLEQLDCDTRVLTSIEMKQVAEPYIRRRAIRHLEKNRVVIFAAGIGNPYFSTDTTAALRAAEVEADVILMGKNNVDGVYSADPKVDPNAKKYDRLTYIQLLQEGLQVMDSTASSFCMDNNIPLKVFSIMEEGNIKRAVQGEDIGTIITK
- the codY gene encoding GTP-sensing pleiotropic transcriptional regulator CodY produces the protein MSLLSKTRELSSLLQKHKGISVDFKDVAQTISKVTVTNVFIVSRRGKILGSSLNELLKNERIIKMLEDRHIPEKYTEKLMHVYETLSNISIDDELSVFPPENESVFKDSKTTVFPIIGGGERLGTLVLGRVSDEFEDNDLVLGEYAATVIGMEILREKHSEIESEARDKAAISMAINSLSYSEKEAIDHIFEELGGKEGLLIASKVADRVGITRSVIVNALRKLESAGVIESRSLGMKGTFIKVKKEAFLDELSRTE
- the hslU gene encoding ATP-dependent protease ATPase subunit HslU is translated as MDRNAIKFTPKDIVDRLNEYIVGQEEAKKKVAIALRNRYRRSLLDDEVKQEIAPKNILMMGPTGVGKTEIARRMAKIVGAPFLKVEATKFTEVGYVGRDVESMVRDLVDVAVRLVKEQKKANVVEAATQKANDKLVKLLVPSLKKKASQNTNNPLESLFGGAIPNFGQHNEEEEEEPPTEDIKTKRSEIRVQLLNGQLEDEKVKVKVEQDPGALGMLGTNQNEQMQEMMNQLMPKKKVEKEVPVKTARKILVDQFADEMIDHETANQEALDLAEQMGIIFIDEIDKVATSNQNSGQDVSRQGVQRDILPILEGSVVKTKYGTVSTEHMLFIGAGAFHVSKPSDLIPELQGRFPIRVELQDLSVDDFVGILKEPKLSLIKQYEMLLKTEEVVVNFTDEAIYRLAEMAHHVNQETDNIGARRLHTILEKMLEDLSFEAPNMPHAQVDITPQYVDDKLKTISTNKDLSEFIL
- the frr gene encoding ribosome recycling factor, encoding MKEIIQDAKTRMKKSTENLSRELAQINAGRANSNLLAGVQVDYYGAPTPVQQLASINVPEARLLVVSPYDKTSLADIEKAIIAANLGVNPTSDGDVIRIMVPALTEERRKEIVKEVKKTGENAKVSIRNIRRDANDTLKRQEKDGEISEDELRNGSDEVQKITDSSIKEIDQLVADKEKDIMSV
- the tsf gene encoding translation elongation factor Ts, producing the protein MAISAKLVKELRERTGAGMMDCKKALEATDGDIEKAIDYLREKGIAKAAKKADRIAAEGITHVEVKGNEAVIVEINSETDFVARNEGFQQLVKEIANQILDTKAATVEELNETTLPNGKKVSEHMTEAISTIGEKLSLRRFEIRTKTDNDAFGAYLHMGGRIAVLSVVEGTTDEDAAKDVAMHIAAINPKYVSSEQVSEEELNHEREVLKQQALNEGKPENIVEKMVEGRLRKYLQEICAVDQNFVKNPDQTVEAFLKSKGGKLVDFVRYEVGEGIEKRQENFADEVKGQMK
- the rpsB gene encoding 30S ribosomal protein S2; the encoded protein is MAVISMKQLLEAGVHFGHQTRRWNPKMKKYIFTERNGIYIIDLQKTVKKVEEAYNFVKQVSEEGGKVLFVGTKKQAQESVKAEAERAGHYYVNQRWLGGILTNYKTISKRVQRISEIEKMEEDGTFDVLPKKEVVELKKEYDRLIKFLGGIREMKSMPQALFVVDPRKERNAIAEARKLNIPIVGIVDTNCDPDEIDYVIPANDDAIRAVKLLTGKMADAILEGQQGVSNEEVAAEQDIDLTEDETAEGESTEATENTEAAVESN